Genomic segment of Parageobacillus genomosp. 1:
GAAAGACGTTGACGCCGCGGATGATTAGCATATCGTCAACACGGCCTTTAATTCTCGACATTCTTGTTGTCGTCCGGCCGCAAATACACCGTTCTTTCGTAATCGAAGCGATATCGCCCGTGCGATAGCGGATGACCGGAAACGCTTCTTTGGTCAGACTCGTAAAGACAAGTTCGCCTTCTTCCCCTTCTTCGACCGGTTCAAGCGTTTTCGGATTGATCACTTCAACAAAGAAATGATCTTCCGCCACATGCAGGCCGTTTTGCGCCTCATGGCACTCCATGGCGACGCCAGGTCCGACGACTTCGCTCAGCCCGTAAATATCGCACGCTTTAATCGCAAACGTTTCTTCCAACGTTCTCCGCATTTCCTCCGACCACGGTTCCGCTCCGAAAATCCCGTATTTCAGCGACGTTTTCCTTGGATCTTTGCCAAGCTCTTTCATTCGCTCGGCAATGTTCAGCACATAGGAAGGAGTAGCGCAAATAATATCCGGCTGAAAATCTTCAATGATCATGATTTGCCGGTCCGTATTTCCTCCCGACACCGGGATGGCTACCGCGCCTAACCGCTCGCTTCCGTAATGGAGCCCAAGCCCGCCGGTAAACAGCCCGTATCCGTAGGCGTTGTGCACAATATGCCCCGGCTCTCCGCCGGCAATGGTAATCGCACGCGCCACCACATCTGCCCAATGGTCAATGTCGTTTTTCGTATACGCCACCACCGTCGGCTTTCCGCTCGTTCCGCTCGAGGCGTGAACGCGGACGCAATCCTGGATTCTGACGGCAAGCAGCCCAAACGGATAATGGTCCCGCAAATCTTTTTTCGTTGTAAACGGCAGCTTCTTCACATCATCCAGCGTGCGAATATGCTCCGGCTTTACGCCATTTTCATCGAGCTTTTGGCGATAAAATGGCACATGCTCGTATACCCGCTTGACCGTTTGTTGCAGCCTCTCGAGCTGCAACGCTTCCATTTCCGCTCTCGAAGCCGTTTCGATGCGATGCAAAATCATTACGCCCATCCTCCCTTTTTTAAAGCGCTTTCATTGATATTTTAAAAAAATAAATATATATCACGTTTATACAACGTAATATATATTTATCATCATATTTAAGTTAAAAATATCGCTAATATTCTAAATTGTCAACTATTATTTTATTGCTTTTACGTAAAAAAGAAGAATTTCAAAAATAATGGTCTTTCCTAAATCAAAAACATGGAAAGACCTTAATTAGTCATGTTTTATTCTAAAGAAAATAACGCCTGCTCTAAATCATTCCAAATATCTTCCCACGCCTCCAACCCAACGGATAAACGAATCAATTGGTCGCTGATCCCCATCTTTATTCTTTCCTCTTCCGGCACTACGGAATGGGTCATCGTTGCCGGATGTTGAATTAACGTTTCCGTATCGCCAAGGCTGACGGCGA
This window contains:
- the paaK gene encoding phenylacetate--CoA ligase PaaK — protein: MILHRIETASRAEMEALQLERLQQTVKRVYEHVPFYRQKLDENGVKPEHIRTLDDVKKLPFTTKKDLRDHYPFGLLAVRIQDCVRVHASSGTSGKPTVVAYTKNDIDHWADVVARAITIAGGEPGHIVHNAYGYGLFTGGLGLHYGSERLGAVAIPVSGGNTDRQIMIIEDFQPDIICATPSYVLNIAERMKELGKDPRKTSLKYGIFGAEPWSEEMRRTLEETFAIKACDIYGLSEVVGPGVAMECHEAQNGLHVAEDHFFVEVINPKTLEPVEEGEEGELVFTSLTKEAFPVIRYRTGDIASITKERCICGRTTTRMSRIKGRVDDMLIIRGVNVFPSEIEHHLLTVPELAPHYQLHLFRKGTLDVVELQVEVSDRFYQEVGENLHDERVHSLAKQIQYLLKTNLLVSIDVHVHPPKSLPRSEGKAVRVVDRRKEKALL